The Hyphomicrobium sp. MC1 genome window below encodes:
- the lepA gene encoding translation elongation factor 4: MTAISHIRNFSIIAHIDHGKSTLSDRLIQLCGNVSNREMKEQILDSMDIERERGITIKAQTVRLDYKAKNGEIYQLNLMDTPGHVDFAYEVSRSLAACEGAILVVDASQGVEAQTLANVYQALDNNLEILPVLNKIDLPAADEDRVKKQIEDVIGIDASDAIGVSAKTGLNVEAVLEAIVERLPAPEGDAKKPLKAMLVDSWYDAYLGVVVLARIIDGTLKKGQRVKLLSTGATYQLERVGIFRPKQQMLDQLGPGEIGFFTAAIKEVADTRVGDTIVDEKNPAPEALPGFKPAQPVVFCGLFPVDAADFEDLRDAMAKLRLNDASFSFETESSAALGFGFRCGFLGLLHLEIITERLEREFNLDLITTAPSVIYHLHMNDGTMIEMHNPADMPDVVKIDHIEEPWIEATILVPDEYLGAVLKLCQDRRGRQKQLTYAGSRAMVVYELPLNEVVFDFYDRLKSVSRGYASFDYHIKDYEEGDLVKLSILVNSEPVDALSIVVHRSRAESRGRSMCEKLKELIPAHLFQIPIQAAIGAKVIARETIKALRKDVLSKCYGGDITRKRKLLDKQKAGKKKMREFGKVEIPQEAFINALKMDDN; this comes from the coding sequence ATGACAGCCATTTCACACATTCGAAATTTTTCGATCATCGCCCACATCGACCACGGCAAATCGACGTTGTCGGACAGGCTGATCCAGCTCTGCGGCAACGTCTCGAACCGAGAGATGAAGGAGCAGATCCTCGACTCGATGGACATCGAGCGCGAGCGTGGCATCACCATCAAGGCGCAGACCGTTCGTCTCGACTACAAGGCCAAAAACGGCGAAATCTACCAGCTCAACCTGATGGATACGCCTGGCCACGTCGACTTCGCCTACGAAGTCTCGCGCTCGCTGGCGGCCTGCGAAGGCGCGATCCTCGTCGTCGACGCGAGCCAGGGCGTCGAGGCCCAGACGCTGGCCAACGTCTACCAAGCGCTCGACAACAACCTCGAAATCCTCCCCGTACTGAACAAGATTGATCTGCCTGCGGCCGATGAGGACCGCGTCAAAAAGCAGATCGAAGACGTCATCGGCATCGACGCCTCCGACGCGATCGGCGTCTCGGCCAAGACGGGCCTCAACGTCGAAGCTGTTCTCGAAGCCATCGTCGAGCGCCTGCCCGCTCCGGAAGGCGACGCTAAGAAGCCGCTGAAGGCCATGCTCGTCGACAGCTGGTACGACGCCTACCTTGGCGTCGTCGTGCTCGCCCGCATCATTGATGGCACCCTGAAAAAGGGCCAGCGCGTCAAACTGCTTTCGACCGGTGCCACCTATCAGCTTGAGCGGGTCGGCATCTTCCGTCCCAAGCAGCAAATGTTGGATCAGCTCGGCCCCGGCGAGATCGGTTTTTTCACGGCCGCGATCAAAGAGGTCGCCGACACCCGCGTCGGCGATACGATCGTCGATGAAAAGAACCCGGCGCCGGAAGCACTTCCGGGCTTCAAACCGGCGCAACCCGTCGTGTTCTGCGGCCTCTTTCCGGTTGATGCCGCTGACTTCGAAGACCTGCGTGACGCGATGGCGAAGCTTCGTCTCAACGACGCGAGCTTCTCATTCGAAACGGAAAGCTCCGCCGCCCTCGGGTTTGGCTTCCGCTGCGGCTTCCTCGGTCTTCTCCATCTTGAGATCATCACCGAGCGTCTCGAGCGCGAGTTCAATCTCGATCTGATCACGACGGCCCCGAGCGTCATCTATCACTTACATATGAACGACGGCACGATGATCGAGATGCACAATCCGGCCGACATGCCGGATGTCGTCAAGATCGATCACATCGAAGAACCTTGGATCGAAGCCACGATTTTGGTGCCGGATGAGTATCTCGGCGCGGTGCTGAAGCTCTGTCAGGATCGCCGCGGCCGCCAGAAGCAGCTCACTTACGCGGGTTCCCGCGCTATGGTCGTCTACGAGCTGCCGCTGAACGAAGTCGTCTTCGACTTCTACGATCGCCTGAAGAGCGTCTCGCGTGGCTATGCCTCGTTCGACTATCACATCAAGGACTATGAAGAAGGCGACCTCGTCAAGCTGTCGATCCTCGTCAACAGCGAGCCAGTCGATGCGCTCTCGATCGTCGTCCATCGCTCACGCGCTGAAAGCCGTGGCCGCTCGATGTGCGAAAAGCTGAAAGAACTGATCCCGGCGCACCTCTTCCAGATTCCGATCCAGGCCGCCATCGGCGCCAAGGTCATCGCCCGCGAAACGATCAAAGCGCTCCGGAAAGACGTTCTGTCAAAGTGCTATGGCGGCGACATCACGCGTAAGCGCAAGCTGCTCGACAAGCAGAAGGCCGGCAAGAAGAAGATGCGCGAATTCGGCAAGGTCGAAATCCCGCAAGAGGCGTTCATCAACGCCCTCAAGATGGACGACAACTAA
- the mbfA gene encoding iron exporter MbfA: MRRFTDLDQREILALAISLEEEHSRIYSDYAAGLSAEYPASAKIFTELGEEENAHRRSLIEIFKRKFGNHIPLIRRHDVSGLVRHDPIWMVRPLGIGKVRRQAQEIEEETREFYASALKRATDADIRKLLGDLLETESQHISIAQHLADVELTNEARLSEDETARRSFVLQYVQPGLNGLIDGSISTLAPIFAAAFATHNTWQTFLVGIAASIGAGISMAFAEALSDDGEISGRGNPWLRGSVTGAMTTVGGLGHTMPYLISDFRTATTIAIGVVFIELWIIAGIRSRYMETKFWRAALEVVVGGLIVFAVGILIGSA; this comes from the coding sequence ATGCGTCGTTTCACCGATCTCGATCAGCGCGAGATTCTTGCCCTCGCGATCTCCCTGGAAGAGGAGCACAGTCGGATCTACTCCGATTATGCTGCCGGTCTCAGCGCCGAGTATCCGGCCAGCGCAAAGATTTTCACGGAGCTTGGCGAAGAGGAAAACGCCCACCGGCGCAGCCTGATCGAAATTTTCAAGCGCAAGTTCGGCAATCACATTCCACTCATCCGCCGCCACGACGTTTCGGGCCTCGTGCGGCATGATCCGATCTGGATGGTGCGGCCACTCGGCATCGGGAAAGTTCGCCGGCAGGCACAGGAGATCGAGGAGGAAACGCGCGAATTCTATGCCTCGGCGTTGAAGCGGGCGACGGACGCCGACATCCGCAAGTTGCTCGGCGATCTCCTGGAGACGGAAAGCCAGCATATAAGCATTGCGCAGCATCTCGCCGATGTTGAGCTGACGAATGAGGCGCGTTTGAGCGAAGACGAGACGGCGCGACGGTCCTTCGTTCTCCAGTACGTGCAACCGGGATTGAACGGCCTGATTGACGGCTCCATCTCGACGCTGGCGCCAATCTTTGCGGCGGCATTTGCGACCCATAACACCTGGCAGACGTTTCTCGTCGGCATCGCGGCGTCGATCGGCGCCGGCATTTCGATGGCATTCGCCGAAGCTTTGTCCGACGACGGCGAGATTTCGGGCCGCGGCAACCCATGGCTCCGCGGTTCGGTAACGGGCGCGATGACTACGGTCGGCGGCCTCGGGCATACGATGCCTTATCTCATTTCCGATTTTCGGACGGCCACCACGATCGCAATCGGTGTGGTGTTCATTGAACTCTGGATTATTGCGGGAATCCGCTCGCGGTACATGGAAACGAAGTTCTGGCGAGCGGCGCTGGAGGTGGTTGTCGGCGGTCTGATCGTCTTTGCTGTTGGCATTCTGATCGGTAGTGCGTAG